The Chryseobacterium suipulveris genome window below encodes:
- a CDS encoding SusE domain-containing protein, producing MKNIFKILVVLILPLLLINSCRDDADKNWTSPEASIHLYNTTLSSNTLYPTMDNNTFRLVWDPVASATGNYTVQFSKTADFKTPIVFGTSTNNTLVKSISELNTALLQAGYSPYAQTMLYIRVINGNQVSNVISLGVTPYPVSIPVITNPTAGQSFVLDAANPTATITTVKWTDYDYGTAAHYTLEIAKSGTTNFITLATVDNAKELEISNFTMNDAASKLDLPVGVAANVDIKVTVKTETAGGIITKTSDIVTFSITPYQPAYVDFYLVGGGTAVGWSASGAQILKNNQNISEIYTYLTNNGEFRFLGQQEWNPINYSLNAPGIRDSYKYFKTWSNNLTVGGGDENIMFTGDSGVYKVVIDQNTKNITVTASSIPTLPTDLYLVGSINGWDATNAIPMTQINDGLYEHVIALPDGAAFKFIGQQSWGDLDWGNIHGQGNTGFVGPKGDNGDIKFDGGGSMYKITANIKLGTYTITPQ from the coding sequence ATGAAAAATATATTTAAAATATTAGTGGTATTGATCTTACCATTGCTTTTGATCAACTCGTGTAGAGATGATGCCGACAAAAACTGGACGAGTCCAGAAGCTTCAATCCACCTGTACAACACTACATTAAGCAGCAACACTCTCTATCCAACGATGGATAACAACACCTTCCGTCTTGTTTGGGATCCAGTTGCCAGTGCTACAGGTAATTACACAGTGCAGTTTTCGAAAACTGCAGACTTCAAGACCCCGATCGTTTTCGGAACTTCAACCAACAATACTTTGGTAAAAAGTATCAGTGAGCTGAACACTGCTTTATTGCAGGCAGGATATTCTCCGTATGCTCAAACCATGCTTTACATCAGAGTAATCAATGGCAATCAGGTTTCTAATGTAATTTCATTAGGTGTAACACCATATCCTGTATCGATTCCTGTAATTACCAATCCAACTGCTGGTCAATCTTTCGTACTGGATGCAGCAAATCCGACCGCAACGATTACCACTGTTAAATGGACTGATTATGATTATGGAACAGCTGCTCATTACACGTTAGAAATTGCAAAAAGCGGAACGACCAACTTTATTACATTGGCAACAGTAGATAACGCTAAAGAGCTCGAAATCTCTAACTTTACCATGAATGATGCAGCATCTAAACTGGATCTTCCTGTTGGAGTTGCAGCAAATGTTGACATAAAAGTTACTGTAAAAACTGAAACTGCAGGTGGTATTATTACCAAGACTTCAGATATTGTGACATTCAGCATTACCCCTTATCAACCTGCTTATGTTGACTTCTACCTTGTTGGTGGCGGAACTGCTGTGGGCTGGAGTGCTTCTGGAGCACAGATCCTGAAAAACAATCAGAATATTTCAGAAATCTATACTTACCTGACTAATAATGGTGAGTTCAGATTCCTGGGACAGCAAGAATGGAACCCAATCAACTACAGTCTAAATGCGCCTGGAATCAGAGATAGCTACAAGTATTTCAAAACCTGGTCAAATAACCTGACTGTTGGTGGTGGCGACGAAAACATCATGTTCACCGGTGATTCTGGAGTTTATAAAGTTGTTATTGACCAAAACACTAAGAACATCACTGTTACTGCGTCTTCAATTCCGACACTTCCTACCGACCTGTACCTTGTTGGTTCGATTAACGGTTGGGATGCTACAAATGCAATCCCAATGACACAGATTAATGACGGTCTTTACGAACACGTAATCGCACTTCCAGACGGAGCTGCATTCAAGTTCATCGGTCAGCAATCATGGGGTGACCTCGATTGGGGAAATATCCACGGTCAAGGAAACACAGGGTTTGTTGGTCCAAAAGGTGACAATGGTGACATCAAGTTTGACGGAGGTGGCTCTATGTACAAGATTACCGCTAACATCAAATTAGGTACTTACACGATCACTCCTCAATAA
- a CDS encoding SusE domain-containing protein: protein MKNNHIYKAIFALLIIFGLTSCDNRELIQVENTAAPIAVNLSDEHIFLDKNYPDNPALTVSWSQATYSVPVEVNYKIEASKTADFKDSVYTMGTVSQSVKTATFTVNQVNTAAQTIGLEKDVEGKMYIRVTSYLGSNAIAAVSNVTSVMVTPYALTYPDFFLVGAATYVGWDSGTAQILYKKDSKSYIYTYMQPDNFRFLGQQAWGPNNYSIDTPATQEANRYFLQTSPNIVFGDVENMKFTDPAGIYLLEIDADGTKKSLTATASSQGFDYPNLYLVGTPNGWSDANAMEMTKVDTGVFEITLNLDANAEFKFIGQKSWNGLEWGHILKDNNGDSGFIGPKGDNSNIVYSGAAGSHKITVNLKAGIYTIE from the coding sequence ATGAAAAATAATCATATTTATAAGGCAATATTTGCGCTCCTGATTATCTTTGGCTTGACTTCATGTGATAACAGGGAACTCATTCAGGTTGAAAACACAGCGGCGCCGATAGCGGTAAATCTGTCTGACGAACACATTTTTCTTGATAAGAACTATCCGGATAACCCTGCACTAACGGTAAGTTGGTCACAAGCAACCTATTCGGTTCCTGTAGAGGTAAATTATAAGATTGAGGCATCAAAAACTGCCGACTTTAAGGATTCTGTTTATACGATGGGAACTGTTTCTCAATCAGTTAAAACAGCGACTTTTACAGTTAATCAAGTTAATACCGCCGCGCAAACAATCGGTTTGGAAAAAGATGTTGAAGGAAAAATGTACATCCGTGTAACTTCTTACCTGGGATCCAACGCTATTGCTGCGGTTTCGAACGTGACTTCTGTGATGGTGACTCCGTATGCACTCACTTATCCTGACTTCTTTTTGGTTGGTGCAGCTACTTATGTTGGATGGGATTCCGGAACTGCGCAGATACTTTATAAAAAAGACAGCAAGTCCTACATCTACACTTATATGCAGCCGGATAATTTCAGATTCCTCGGTCAGCAAGCTTGGGGTCCAAATAACTACAGCATTGATACTCCGGCAACACAGGAGGCAAATAGATATTTCCTTCAAACCTCTCCAAATATTGTATTTGGTGATGTTGAAAACATGAAATTTACTGATCCTGCAGGAATCTATCTCCTGGAAATTGATGCCGACGGAACCAAGAAGTCCCTTACTGCAACAGCATCTTCTCAAGGTTTTGATTATCCTAACCTTTACCTGGTAGGAACTCCTAACGGATGGAGCGATGCAAACGCTATGGAAATGACCAAAGTGGATACAGGAGTTTTTGAAATTACCTTGAACCTTGATGCCAATGCAGAATTTAAGTTCATAGGCCAAAAATCCTGGAACGGTCTTGAATGGGGACATATCCTAAAAGACAATAACGGTGATTCCGGATTTATCGGGCCAAAAGGTGACAATTCCAATATCGTTTATAGTGGTGCAGCTGGATCTCATAAGATTACAGTGAACCTTAAAGCAGGAATCTATACAATCGAATAA
- a CDS encoding glycoside hydrolase family 97 protein, giving the protein MRNLKISAIFLLMGTFALNAQSLKSPDGKFEMNFQLKSGVPFYNLKYQGKTVVEDSKLGLRLLKDNTISFGTDIKNNEGKNLNADFVKTDEKRDSKNESWAPILGEKKEYINNYNELAVTLNQPKEDRSIIIKFRLFNDGLGFRYEFPQQKNLNYFVIKEEDTEFDLPSDHKAFWIAGDYDTQEYQPQTTNISEIPQRWATSFDGNASQTPIPNAVQSPLMLKRNSDNLYVNIAEAAVLEYPASNLEVDAVNFKFKTHLTPDAQGAKGYIQTPAVSPWRTIIASPKAEEVLASKMLFNLNEPTKYKDTSWIKPTKYIGVWWQMFVPGRGSWNYADVDNVKLGVTDYTKLTPNKTHAANNENVKKHIDFAAKHGFDAVLVEGWNEGWEDWFGKSKEYVFDFVTPYPDFDIKMLNDYAHSKGVRLMMHHETSASATNYERWMEKAFQLMNKYGYNAAKTGYVGNIIPRGEHHYSQWMINHYIRVAEKAAEYKIMINSHESVRPSGQSRTYPNWIAAEAARGTEFEVFGGNNPDHTTILPFTRLMGGPMDYTPGIFQTQINYYDKNDKRFVKTTLAKQLALYVTMYSPLQMAADLPENYEKHLDAFQFIKDVAVDWDDTEILSAEPGDYIHIARKAKGKDEWYVGGITDENARNFVVDFSFLPKSKKYEATIYEDGKAADYINNPQSYNIYKKTVTNKTKIPVKLARSGGYAISVKESK; this is encoded by the coding sequence ATGAGAAATTTAAAAATATCCGCAATCTTCCTGTTGATGGGAACTTTTGCACTCAATGCACAGTCATTGAAATCTCCCGACGGAAAATTTGAAATGAACTTTCAACTGAAATCCGGTGTGCCTTTCTATAATTTAAAATACCAGGGGAAAACCGTAGTCGAAGATTCCAAACTCGGGCTTCGTTTGCTGAAGGACAATACCATCAGTTTTGGGACCGATATTAAGAATAATGAAGGGAAAAACCTGAATGCAGATTTTGTAAAAACCGACGAAAAGAGGGATTCTAAAAACGAAAGCTGGGCACCAATTTTAGGGGAGAAAAAAGAGTACATTAATAATTACAATGAACTTGCAGTTACGCTCAATCAGCCGAAAGAAGACCGAAGCATCATCATTAAATTCCGTTTGTTCAACGACGGTTTGGGATTCCGTTACGAATTTCCGCAACAGAAAAACCTGAACTATTTCGTGATTAAAGAAGAAGATACCGAGTTCGACCTTCCTTCCGACCACAAAGCATTCTGGATTGCCGGAGATTACGACACTCAGGAATATCAACCGCAAACGACCAATATTTCTGAAATCCCACAACGATGGGCAACAAGTTTCGATGGAAATGCTTCTCAAACCCCGATTCCAAATGCGGTTCAATCACCATTAATGCTGAAAAGAAATTCGGACAATCTCTATGTCAATATCGCGGAAGCAGCAGTTCTGGAATACCCTGCCTCAAATTTGGAAGTAGATGCAGTTAATTTTAAATTTAAAACCCATTTAACTCCCGATGCACAAGGAGCAAAAGGATATATTCAAACTCCTGCAGTTTCGCCGTGGAGAACGATTATCGCTTCACCAAAAGCTGAGGAAGTTCTCGCTTCTAAAATGCTTTTCAACCTTAATGAACCCACAAAATACAAGGACACTTCCTGGATTAAACCCACGAAATATATCGGAGTTTGGTGGCAGATGTTTGTTCCTGGTCGCGGAAGCTGGAACTACGCCGATGTCGATAATGTGAAACTTGGCGTAACCGATTACACCAAACTTACCCCAAATAAAACGCACGCCGCCAACAACGAAAATGTGAAAAAACATATCGATTTTGCGGCAAAACACGGTTTCGATGCAGTTCTGGTAGAAGGATGGAACGAAGGTTGGGAAGACTGGTTCGGAAAATCTAAGGAATATGTTTTCGATTTTGTAACGCCATATCCGGATTTCGATATCAAAATGCTGAATGATTATGCCCACTCCAAAGGTGTCAGATTGATGATGCACCACGAAACTTCGGCGTCCGCAACTAACTACGAACGCTGGATGGAAAAAGCATTTCAGCTGATGAATAAATATGGTTACAATGCTGCGAAGACAGGTTATGTTGGCAATATTATTCCGCGCGGCGAACACCATTACTCACAGTGGATGATCAACCACTACATCCGTGTTGCCGAAAAAGCCGCCGAATACAAAATCATGATTAACTCCCACGAATCAGTTCGTCCCAGCGGACAAAGCCGTACCTATCCAAACTGGATTGCCGCCGAAGCTGCACGTGGTACAGAATTCGAAGTTTTTGGCGGTAATAATCCTGATCATACCACAATTCTTCCTTTCACAAGATTAATGGGCGGTCCGATGGATTACACTCCCGGAATATTCCAAACTCAAATCAATTACTACGACAAAAACGACAAACGTTTTGTGAAAACTACTTTGGCGAAACAGTTGGCGCTGTATGTTACGATGTATTCCCCACTCCAAATGGCGGCAGATTTGCCTGAAAATTACGAAAAACATTTGGACGCTTTTCAGTTCATTAAAGATGTAGCCGTTGATTGGGACGACACGGAAATTCTTTCGGCAGAACCTGGAGATTACATTCACATCGCAAGAAAAGCCAAAGGAAAAGACGAATGGTATGTTGGCGGAATTACCGATGAAAATGCGAGAAATTTTGTTGTGGACTTCTCATTCCTTCCAAAAAGTAAAAAATACGAAGCCACCATTTATGAGGACGGAAAAGCCGCCGATTACATCAACAATCCGCAGAGTTACAATATTTATAAGAAAACGGTAACCAACAAAACCAAAATTCCTGTGAAATTGGCAAGAAGCGGTGGTTACGCGATTTCGGTGAAAGAATCAAAATGA
- a CDS encoding RagB/SusD family nutrient uptake outer membrane protein codes for MKSYKTRFRTLIAAASVAMLFSATSCMKDLEQTPIVDVTSETIYSNFANYPNALAKLYGGFAHGGQDGGGGNPDISGIDANFSQYTRQLFTLQVLPTDEAVIAWNDGSLQTIHKMNWDSSSEFVSAFYYRIFTEIAFCNDFIRNTTDEKLAANNITGDNLTQAKYMRAEARFLRALAYYHALDMFGNVPFVTEDNMPVGSTNPPPRITRPELYKFVEAELLAVAGQLKAPRAAGYGRADQAAAWTLLARLYLNAGVYTGTAQYAKVIEYTNKVIAAGYGLKSKYADLFLADNHLNNPEVIFPIVFDGIKARTFGGTTYLVHAAVGGTMKAKDFGINGGWSGLRTTKAYVNLFGGAGTNDQRGNFYTEKQSLEIEDLGNFGHGYAFVKFKNITSTGAEGSDGPTNGSGDFVDTDIPLFRLADVYLMYAEATLRGGGGDTGTALGYINDLRARAGANPVASINLNFILDERGRELGWEMTRRTDLIRYGKFTTASYLWPWKGGVKNGQAVEDYRNLYPIPAKDIIANPNLVQNPGY; via the coding sequence ATGAAATCATATAAAACAAGATTTAGAACACTTATTGCCGCAGCTTCTGTCGCAATGCTTTTCTCGGCTACATCGTGTATGAAGGATTTGGAACAGACTCCGATTGTAGATGTAACCTCTGAAACGATCTATTCGAACTTTGCCAACTATCCTAATGCCCTCGCAAAACTCTACGGAGGATTCGCCCACGGTGGACAGGACGGTGGTGGTGGAAACCCTGACATTTCTGGGATCGATGCCAACTTCTCACAATACACAAGACAACTTTTCACTTTGCAGGTTTTGCCTACAGATGAAGCGGTAATCGCGTGGAATGACGGATCACTTCAGACCATCCACAAAATGAACTGGGATTCTTCCAGCGAATTTGTGAGTGCTTTCTATTATAGAATTTTTACTGAAATTGCATTTTGTAACGACTTCATCAGAAATACAACCGATGAAAAGTTGGCAGCCAACAATATTACTGGCGACAACCTTACTCAGGCAAAATACATGAGAGCAGAGGCAAGATTCCTTAGAGCATTGGCTTATTATCATGCACTCGATATGTTTGGAAACGTTCCGTTTGTAACTGAAGACAATATGCCGGTAGGTTCTACAAACCCTCCTCCAAGGATTACAAGACCTGAACTTTACAAATTTGTAGAAGCTGAGCTTCTTGCCGTTGCCGGTCAATTGAAAGCACCTCGTGCTGCAGGTTACGGTAGAGCTGATCAGGCAGCAGCTTGGACGCTCCTTGCAAGACTTTATTTGAATGCTGGAGTTTATACAGGTACAGCGCAGTATGCTAAAGTAATTGAATATACCAATAAAGTAATTGCTGCTGGATACGGACTAAAATCAAAATATGCAGATTTATTCTTAGCGGATAATCACCTTAATAACCCGGAAGTAATTTTCCCAATTGTATTTGATGGAATAAAAGCGCGTACTTTCGGTGGTACAACCTACCTGGTTCATGCTGCGGTAGGAGGTACCATGAAAGCTAAGGATTTCGGAATAAATGGTGGTTGGTCTGGCCTTAGAACTACCAAAGCTTACGTAAATCTATTTGGAGGAGCAGGAACCAACGATCAGAGAGGAAATTTCTATACCGAAAAACAATCGCTAGAAATTGAAGATTTGGGCAACTTTGGACACGGTTATGCTTTTGTGAAATTTAAAAATATAACAAGTACCGGTGCAGAAGGTTCAGACGGACCGACAAATGGTTCAGGTGATTTTGTAGATACAGATATCCCATTGTTCAGATTAGCAGATGTTTACTTAATGTATGCAGAAGCTACTCTTAGAGGAGGAGGTGGTGATACTGGAACCGCTTTGGGCTACATTAATGATTTAAGGGCAAGAGCAGGAGCAAATCCAGTCGCTTCCATCAACCTTAATTTTATCCTTGACGAGAGAGGAAGAGAACTTGGTTGGGAGATGACAAGAAGAACCGACCTAATACGTTACGGTAAATTTACCACAGCCAGTTATTTATGGCCTTGGAAAGGTGGGGTTAAGAACGGACAAGCTGTCGAGGATTACAGAAACCTGTACCCGATCCCAGCGAAAGATATTATTGCGAATCCAAACCTGGTACAAAATCCTGGTTATTAA